In the genome of Luteibaculum oceani, one region contains:
- a CDS encoding Kazal-type serine protease inhibitor family protein: protein MKNILLMVMAVAFLAVSCSKEVESPTMQQDEAAMVEAETSDPITLSCYDPKPRPWVACPAVYDPVCACGVVTFNNRCEAERMGFKNTVKGPCVSVSKPEPSCRVEAVKRAMQKLGANCAAVWQPVCGCDGRTYSNYCYAVGNGVLVWTPGECNKVPEPVDPGTIIDVNTP from the coding sequence ATGAAAAACATTTTATTAATGGTTATGGCCGTTGCATTTTTGGCCGTTTCATGTTCTAAAGAGGTAGAAAGTCCAACCATGCAGCAAGATGAAGCCGCTATGGTTGAAGCGGAAACTTCTGACCCAATTACATTATCCTGCTACGATCCGAAACCTAGACCCTGGGTAGCTTGTCCGGCTGTATACGATCCTGTATGTGCTTGTGGCGTGGTAACCTTTAACAATAGATGCGAAGCGGAGCGTATGGGCTTTAAAAACACGGTTAAAGGACCTTGTGTAAGTGTTTCTAAGCCAGAACCATCATGCAGAGTAGAGGCGGTAAAAAGAGCAATGCAAAAATTAGGTGCTAATTGTGCAGCTGTTTGGCAGCCCGTTTGTGGTTGTGATGGAAGAACCTATTCTAATTACTGTTATGCAGTGGGGAATGGAGTGCTAGTCTGGACTCCTGGCGAGTGCAACAAGGTGCCCGAACCCGTTGATCCCGGAACGATAATCGATGTGAATACACCATAA
- a CDS encoding phosphoribosylpyrophosphate synthetase — protein METSESITVLIENLKEQGYTKDFKAEKDGIRCLQTKKLYTADQLEIESKHRNDGNTNPADDSLLLAVRTKDGEKGTILLSYGAQHSQNPDLIRKL, from the coding sequence ATGGAAACTTCAGAAAGCATTACAGTTTTAATAGAAAACCTTAAAGAACAGGGGTACACAAAAGATTTCAAAGCAGAAAAAGATGGAATACGCTGTTTACAGACCAAAAAACTTTACACCGCGGACCAATTAGAAATAGAGTCAAAACATAGGAACGACGGTAACACAAACCCTGCGGATGACAGCTTGCTGCTAGCAGTTAGAACTAAAGATGGAGAAAAAGGAACCATTTTATTATCCTACGGAGCACAGCATTCCCAAAATCCAGATTTGATTCGAAAATTATAA
- a CDS encoding isoaspartyl peptidase/L-asparaginase family protein, with translation MQLKSILTIIQVVFLLLPVIGQNQNFGIAIHGGAGYITPENISEEKAEEYKAKLREALNAGYEILDQGGSSLDAVTAAITILEDSPLFNAGKGAVFTHEEKNELDASIMNGADKNAGAVAGVTTIRNPILAARAVMEKSNHVMLSGPGAELFAKEQGLTIVSPNYFKVDARLDYLRKVKAEENKRNLKKKSGMLKETAFPDKKFGTVGAVALDKAGNLAAGTSTGGMTNKRYGRIGDAPIIAAGTYADNNTCAVSCTGHGEYFIRNVVAYDVAAKMKYQGIPVDEAASSTIKETEELGGKGGLIAIDKNGKVSAPFSTPGMHRAWKTNKSEEKISLFKDE, from the coding sequence ATGCAGCTTAAATCTATTCTCACTATAATCCAGGTAGTCTTTCTATTACTTCCTGTGATTGGTCAAAACCAGAATTTTGGTATCGCCATACATGGTGGTGCAGGATACATCACTCCAGAAAACATCTCAGAGGAAAAAGCCGAAGAATATAAAGCGAAGCTTAGGGAGGCTTTAAATGCTGGATACGAAATATTGGATCAAGGCGGAAGCAGCCTAGATGCCGTTACTGCTGCCATCACTATTTTGGAAGACAGTCCACTATTTAACGCCGGAAAGGGTGCGGTTTTTACTCATGAAGAAAAAAATGAATTGGACGCATCCATTATGAATGGTGCGGATAAAAATGCGGGTGCAGTTGCTGGGGTTACCACCATTAGAAACCCCATTTTGGCAGCGCGCGCTGTTATGGAAAAATCTAACCATGTAATGCTTTCGGGACCAGGGGCTGAGTTATTTGCTAAGGAGCAAGGACTAACCATTGTTAGCCCCAACTACTTTAAGGTGGATGCCAGATTAGATTATTTGAGAAAAGTGAAGGCAGAGGAAAATAAGAGAAACCTAAAGAAGAAAAGCGGAATGCTAAAGGAAACAGCATTTCCCGATAAAAAATTCGGAACGGTTGGAGCCGTTGCGCTGGATAAAGCAGGGAATTTGGCAGCAGGAACCTCGACAGGAGGAATGACCAATAAGCGATACGGAAGAATTGGAGACGCCCCAATAATTGCAGCAGGAACCTATGCCGATAACAATACCTGTGCCGTATCCTGTACTGGACATGGGGAATATTTCATTAGAAATGTGGTCGCCTACGATGTTGCAGCAAAAATGAAATATCAAGGTATTCCAGTGGATGAGGCCGCTAGTTCGACAATAAAAGAAACAGAGGAACTCGGAGGTAAAGGCGGACTTATAGCTATAGATAAAAATGGAAAGGTAAGTGCACCGTTTAGCACTCCGGGAATGCATAGGGCTTGGAAGACAAATAAATCTGAGGAAAAAATCAGCTTATTTAAGGATGAATAG
- a CDS encoding fatty acid desaturase family protein, whose amino-acid sequence MKMKALSNNFIRWILYHFGVFISLVFLGLYHWDLGYLFLPFLIITNQLNNFLGAFTDSEIASEMMFFSSNPSFQLSKFLVCIYYLLWNAYVFYWIGSNELGIFSLLGFTVGSVIINSTFAVSLAHDLLHRKSWLRYLLSQAILMLVVMPYFKNDHLLGHHKTVGTESDIGTARLNQSLYQYLKDIFVHRISLSYFKGYHNNVVKRKKVITENWILLLVNVTLIAAVIVWSSNPLQIVSFVLLQSMLCYLMFEVANYIQHYGLERQSVSDKLDVNHAWDYTHKYTSYISYLLPLHSYHHAGIISTQESRTENRTILPNCYYKMILLSFIPRLWFKKMNPLCNSLRRGKVLRAAAVVVFLVFGGISQAQHNFGLKYFGLSMHPKGDPQAHLMPYRLDDRAVLVVNFGGIASFERYVYSNLLSIKLAQGLYTDSGGLISGHTHIGFRAKFLERKRHSMILGFGPTFIYRRNWNKKPGYESTGLFRESGNIQHKFVWYGGEIEYNYQVSDQWDMSVNFLPGYPLVMSIGVGVRYWPIRY is encoded by the coding sequence ATGAAAATGAAAGCTCTCTCTAATAATTTCATCCGCTGGATATTATACCACTTTGGGGTGTTTATTTCCCTAGTTTTCCTTGGATTGTATCACTGGGATCTTGGTTATCTTTTCCTTCCTTTTCTTATTATAACCAATCAATTAAATAACTTTTTAGGAGCGTTTACTGATAGTGAAATTGCTTCGGAAATGATGTTTTTCTCTTCTAATCCAAGTTTTCAGTTAAGTAAATTCCTGGTGTGTATTTATTACCTCCTCTGGAACGCTTATGTTTTTTACTGGATAGGGAGCAATGAGCTGGGTATATTTTCTCTCCTAGGCTTTACCGTTGGAAGCGTTATTATCAATAGCACCTTTGCGGTTTCTCTCGCGCACGACCTTTTGCATAGGAAATCATGGTTGAGATATCTGTTAAGTCAGGCGATATTAATGCTGGTGGTTATGCCTTATTTTAAAAACGATCATTTGTTGGGGCATCACAAAACAGTAGGGACTGAGTCCGATATAGGTACGGCTAGATTGAACCAATCTCTGTATCAATATTTAAAAGATATTTTTGTTCATCGTATTTCCCTGAGCTACTTTAAAGGATACCATAATAATGTGGTGAAACGGAAAAAAGTAATAACGGAGAATTGGATCTTGTTGTTGGTGAATGTGACCCTAATAGCCGCGGTTATCGTTTGGTCTTCAAATCCTTTACAGATTGTCTCATTTGTGTTGCTTCAATCTATGTTGTGTTATCTAATGTTTGAGGTTGCTAATTACATACAACATTATGGTTTGGAAAGGCAAAGTGTATCGGATAAGTTGGATGTAAACCACGCTTGGGATTATACCCACAAATACACCAGCTATATTTCTTATCTCCTTCCCCTACATTCTTATCATCATGCTGGAATAATTAGCACTCAGGAATCTAGAACCGAGAATAGAACCATATTGCCCAATTGCTATTATAAAATGATCCTGCTATCCTTTATTCCTCGGTTGTGGTTTAAAAAAATGAATCCTCTGTGCAATTCATTACGTCGAGGAAAGGTATTGCGGGCGGCGGCTGTGGTAGTATTTCTTGTGTTTGGAGGAATATCTCAGGCACAACATAATTTTGGACTTAAATATTTTGGTTTGAGCATGCATCCAAAAGGTGACCCCCAGGCGCACCTTATGCCGTATCGCCTCGACGATAGAGCGGTACTGGTTGTGAATTTTGGTGGGATAGCATCTTTCGAGCGCTATGTATACAGCAATTTACTTTCTATAAAATTAGCTCAGGGTTTATACACAGACAGCGGGGGTTTAATTTCTGGACATACCCACATTGGGTTTCGTGCTAAATTTTTGGAACGGAAAAGACATTCAATGATTCTTGGCTTTGGTCCCACCTTTATTTACCGTCGAAATTGGAATAAAAAGCCAGGATATGAATCTACCGGGCTATTCAGAGAATCGGGCAATATCCAACATAAGTTTGTTTGGTACGGTGGGGAGATTGAATACAATTACCAAGTAAGTGACCAATGGGATATGAGCGTTAATTTTCTTCCCGGTTATCCTTTGGTGATGTCCATAGGTGTGGGAGTAAGATATTGGCCTATTAGGTACTAG